A DNA window from Brassica napus cultivar Da-Ae chromosome C1, Da-Ae, whole genome shotgun sequence contains the following coding sequences:
- the LOC125580809 gene encoding uncharacterized protein LOC125580809, whose amino-acid sequence MVTSVPEMFLMVSTHDVKRFGLDKVKDFCVSNSVYDSMLKTFKELEPDKLFDQKYFQYGNKNFSGHVLSFEQFMNHHEKILEPVFKPTEFYFRKPFALFARTEENSFVVNFPRHELISDYFLAPTYVLKEPRKLHEPKLHHSDVRVEIVKSANISEFELDCLCAKNDSKRVGLFFEDILVYNTFFEKPVPQLKLEFTDSEYMNLILDDIWVCNIFFDMHNRWRNHMVFCFGDILVYNTFFDMITHLSCPKQAEKGTAASFDIGAVRGSYLSNQKELSNKLDFHGNLTHQGLTVNWNHVQSFSGERVMGSTSQVNLCLLCLNFSEFVTSQSYLWRPGEHAKVTNHVFKNSFIDYTDMMHLFLSKEPCADYEEALKHTRRKNKREEDKRFKPLDLNLERHQDITCFILIKEAPPDAAYKLDLQDEIDLRTNPFQEGGDDMIMDQPNKEDNESMDDPADGGALAISEGPMLEPETSNSKKTLEDYLRHH is encoded by the exons ATGGTTACTTCTGTGCCTGAAATGTTTCTTATGGTTAGTACTCATGATGTGAAACGTTTTGGTCTTGACAAAGTTaaagatttttgtgtttcaaactCTGTTTATGACAGCATGCTTAAAACTTTCAAAGAACTTGAACCAGATAAactttttgatcaaaaatattttcaatatggtaataaaaacttttctggtcatgttttgagttttgaacaATTTATGAATCACCATGAAAAGATTTTAGAACCTGTTTTCAAGCCAACCGAGTTCTATTTTAGAAAACCTTTTGCCTTGTTTGCTAGAACTGAAGAAAATAGTTTTGTTGTGAACTTTCCTAGGCATGAACTGATCTCTGATTATTTTCTTGCACCCACATATGTTTTGAAAGAACCTAGGAAGTTGCATGAACCGAAATTGCATCATTCTGATGTTAGGGTTGAAATTGTGAAGTCTGCAAATATCTCTGAGTTTGAGCTTGACTGTTTGTGTGCTAAAAATGATTCTAAACGTGTAGGGTTGTTCTTTGAGGATATTCTAGTGTATAACACTTTCTTTGAAAAACCTGTTCCACAATTGAAACTAGAGTTCACTGATTCTGAATATATGAACTTAATCCTTGATGATATTTGGGTCTGCAATATTTTCTTTGATATGCATAATAGATGGAGGAATCATATGGTTTTCTGCTTTGGAGACATTCTGGTCTACAACACTTTCTTTGACATGATAACACACTTGTCTTGTCCAAAACAAGCTGAAAAAGGCACAG CCGCCAGCTTTGACATAGgagcagtccgaggatcatatcTCAGCAACCAGAAGGAATTAAGCAACAAACTCGACTTCCATGGAAACTTAACTCATCAGGGGCTCACGGTGAATTGGAATCATGTCCAAAGCTTCTCAGGAGAAAGAGTTATGGGCTCTACAAGTCAGGTGAACCTTTGTTtgctttgtttgaatttttctgaGTTTGTAACATCTCAATCCTATCTATGGCGACCAGGTGAGCATGCTAAGGTAACTAATCATGTTTTCAAGAATTCTTTTATTGATTACAcagatatgatgcacttgtttttgtcaaaagagCCATGTGCAGATTATGAAGAAGCTTTGAAGCATACAAGGAGAAAGAACAAGCGTGAGGAAGACAAGCGTTTCAAGCCACTTGATCTGAACCTGGAGAGACATCAGGACATCACTTGCTtcatcctcatcaaagaagcaccTCCAGATGCAGCATACAAGCTTGATCTTCAAGATGAGatagatttgaggacaaatccttttcaagagggaggggatgatatgatcatggaccagccaaacaaagaagataatgagagcatggATGATCCAGCTGATGGAGGAGCTCTAGCCATATCTGAAGGTCCAATGCTAGAGCCAGAAACAAGCAACTCAAAGAAGACATTGGAGGATTacttaagacatcactga